A region of Necator americanus strain Aroian chromosome I, whole genome shotgun sequence DNA encodes the following proteins:
- a CDS encoding hypothetical protein (NECATOR_CHRI.G3152.T1) produces the protein MAVDVAPVPYSTIILHCLKYPHNGVFGILLGTRTCNKVRVTSVVPLSHESSPLAPSLEIALAEIHAAYPNIVGVYFSNQNYKDRSLNPYAVRLCENVMSVCNTPAILVQVINWNLSPDCESNSLSAYVKEGEGWKETRLDTLPDSFTTLSRAIHGKLHRNVCDFENHLDRPECDFYNTTLLQTLGQLIG, from the exons ATGGCCGTTGATGTTGCGCCAGTGCCGTATTCTACTATTATTTTGCATTGCTTGAAATATCCACACAATGGCGTTTTCGGAATTCTCCTCGGAACGAGAACGTGTAACAAAGTGAGA GTCACGTCTGTTGTTCCGCTATCTCACGAATCATCTCCACTAGCTCCGTCCCTTGAGATCGCGTTAGCAGAAATTCATGCAGCGTACCCAAATATCGTCGGGGTCTATTTCTCCAATCAGAATTACAAGGACAGGAG tCTGAATCCATATGCTGTTCGTCTATGCGAAAATGTGATGTCAGTTTGCAACACACCCGCTATTCTCGTACAAGTTATCAACTGGAATCTGAGCCCGGATTGTGAGAGCAACTCACTCTCAGCGTATGTTAAAGAAGGAGAAGGATGGAAAGAAACGCG GTTAGACACGCTACCTGATTCCTTCACTACACTATCCAGAGCAATCCATGGTAAGCTTCATCGCAATGTTTGCGACTTTGAAAATCATCTCGATCGACCTGAGTGCGACTTCTACAACACAACCCTTTTACAAACCCTTGGGCAGCTGATAGGATAG